One segment of Pleomorphomonas sp. PLEO DNA contains the following:
- a CDS encoding tape measure protein: MGGLGTALATNVLLRYANTATLVSNQIKTVSLSTADLKAQLGELGAQANNARARLESFGILYTRIRRSSSESAESTFSLTSTIQKGLQLGGASAQEAASAMIQFSQGLASNRLAGDELRAVLETPLGGYLAKGLGVTIGQLRKMGSDGELTANQVIRALKRIAPEVEEAFSKSLRTMDQAFQIADNNLTQYISSIDSSYAFTRKFGDAIVYASENLDTIGAAAGYAGLALVALGVSRGPVRLTAAFSAMRKAAKEELAGVTEDVAKMAEKTSAARITAEKAQLTSGVAHGTSMNVTKYADIDVVKEQARQEAALNKALAAREQTVKDLSNLEVQRSNAMATSAQMSTKAVALTTKMTEAERRLIALQQRESVARGNVRFYSKDVKTADVSFSSADERKAWMADARLMAAQSRSELKSITAERKVAAKEVGDYEAQISKLSSQRDRAAVNEHLAISRSMIQKRQQLEEQEAAIAARRTSYGAATTAVGVSGRSNIGATAKDTTSAYGAMAKELDAATVRLNAAAKAASLTGLAFNSLRAAGSSVLAFMGGWTGVAITGALVGLGMWAESSAAAAAESEAFNQKLREMGLLATETGEKLKTLSERRIEAIREERRGAEGQIRNRMGELGGIANSAGAISMGDYRGVFGISGVENPAASSYAELQKLINGFRDGKVTADAFNSALDGILSRTNDSGLDVMAGKARELVDQLKAAPEYLQKLQQEEGSVFRSQMMAPVVGVFNSDAVQSALESAQQFGTMAEYVIHYRTELALTARESQVLAEKTRILKEAGNALGPQANEIAAALAEQSVAAKETATAVDEAKRAYAEMFATINKMIGSGNLGMINAALQDPFSPEEAARRQKYLEDLRMANALAGAVPDTSTVAAAGSNPFADAQGKAFLDREAAKANVPTDEANIEAEAQRLYNEALAQGNGITLEAARNTARLIAEREQLNSATPPRPVADPRKDLSYIDPYDAAMANAGQTTAQLKMEQQALKLTTVEADALRRAFELLNQVQAQNGEVTPEQRKEIIKLASDQAVLADSNDKLRAKTEEMGKSASEAFTSIGQSIGQALAKTKDWKSVLTEVIMLLVNAAAKWAGPKIASVLGVETPTVSTESVASTVSKTLSSSTSNEAISSAQASNVIDLAAYREAIGSIESGGDYSAIGPKTSSGDRAYGKYQVMGNNIGPWTKDALGTSMSSQQFLNSPSAQDSVFNKQFGNSLAKYGNSNDAASVWFTGRPMATGSNATDILGTSGSQYVTKFTSKLETATNSLSDMDDTVGKVANSLDSTIKGGSTTGGVSSLIGGGGATTAAASQSASSGPLDLSQFTSGSSSGSTGTTGLFTNIFSGIGSTLSNLFSGVVKNSGSIFSSIFSALFNAKGNAFGPSGLTAFAGGGAFTNSIVNTPTMFRFGNGGNFGVMGEAGAEAVMPLSKDSSGRLGVSMNSGANDNWAASIGSMAKVAAGSKMSGGSSMSYRGGDTVIQGNITEDIWPKVQAQIEQSQAATKRDVARNFNSYYGMSKERD; this comes from the coding sequence ATGGGTGGGCTAGGCACTGCGCTGGCGACCAACGTCCTGCTCCGCTACGCCAATACGGCGACGCTGGTATCAAACCAGATCAAGACGGTTTCTTTATCGACAGCCGATCTGAAAGCGCAACTCGGGGAGCTCGGCGCGCAGGCCAATAACGCCCGCGCCCGGCTTGAGAGCTTCGGCATTCTCTACACGCGCATTCGCCGGTCGAGCAGTGAGTCCGCTGAGAGCACATTCAGCCTCACTTCTACCATTCAGAAGGGGCTTCAGCTCGGAGGGGCCTCGGCGCAAGAAGCCGCCTCGGCGATGATCCAGTTTAGCCAGGGTCTCGCCTCGAACAGGCTGGCTGGCGATGAACTGCGCGCCGTCTTGGAAACCCCGCTCGGTGGCTATCTGGCCAAGGGTCTTGGTGTCACCATCGGCCAGCTCCGCAAGATGGGCTCCGATGGCGAACTGACAGCCAACCAGGTTATCCGCGCCCTGAAGCGCATAGCTCCCGAAGTGGAGGAGGCTTTCTCCAAGTCCCTAAGGACAATGGACCAAGCCTTCCAGATAGCGGACAACAATCTCACCCAATACATCTCCAGCATCGACTCGAGCTATGCGTTCACTCGCAAGTTCGGCGATGCGATCGTTTACGCCTCCGAGAACCTTGATACGATCGGGGCTGCCGCTGGCTATGCCGGCCTTGCACTCGTCGCCCTTGGCGTGTCTCGCGGTCCAGTGCGCCTTACCGCCGCTTTCTCCGCGATGCGCAAGGCGGCGAAGGAAGAGCTTGCCGGCGTCACCGAAGACGTTGCGAAGATGGCCGAGAAGACCTCTGCCGCCCGCATCACCGCCGAGAAGGCACAGCTGACCTCTGGTGTCGCGCACGGCACGTCCATGAACGTGACCAAGTACGCCGACATCGACGTCGTGAAGGAACAAGCCCGCCAGGAGGCCGCCCTCAACAAGGCTTTGGCCGCGCGCGAGCAGACCGTCAAGGATCTGTCCAATCTCGAGGTGCAACGCTCCAATGCGATGGCAACCTCGGCGCAGATGTCGACCAAGGCCGTAGCGCTCACCACGAAGATGACGGAGGCCGAACGGCGCCTGATCGCTCTGCAGCAGCGTGAATCGGTAGCTCGTGGCAATGTCCGTTTCTACAGCAAGGACGTGAAGACCGCAGACGTCAGTTTCTCGAGTGCAGACGAGCGTAAGGCTTGGATGGCCGACGCCCGCCTCATGGCGGCTCAATCGCGCAGCGAGCTCAAGTCGATCACTGCCGAGAGAAAGGTCGCGGCGAAAGAGGTTGGCGACTATGAAGCACAGATCTCCAAGCTGTCTTCCCAGCGCGATCGAGCCGCCGTAAACGAACACCTCGCCATTTCGCGCTCCATGATCCAGAAGCGCCAGCAGCTCGAGGAGCAGGAAGCGGCCATTGCGGCGCGGAGGACGTCCTACGGGGCCGCCACGACCGCCGTAGGGGTAAGCGGCAGGTCCAACATTGGCGCCACTGCCAAGGACACTACATCGGCCTATGGTGCCATGGCGAAGGAACTCGACGCCGCCACGGTGCGCCTCAATGCCGCCGCTAAGGCCGCCTCGCTGACCGGCTTGGCGTTCAACAGTCTTCGTGCTGCCGGATCTTCCGTACTTGCCTTCATGGGGGGCTGGACTGGCGTCGCGATCACCGGGGCGCTCGTTGGCTTAGGCATGTGGGCTGAAAGCTCCGCCGCCGCCGCCGCTGAGAGTGAGGCGTTCAACCAGAAGCTCCGCGAGATGGGCTTGCTGGCTACCGAGACCGGCGAGAAGCTGAAGACGCTATCGGAGCGCAGGATCGAAGCGATCCGCGAAGAGCGTCGCGGCGCCGAAGGCCAGATCCGAAACCGTATGGGGGAACTCGGCGGCATCGCCAATTCGGCCGGCGCCATTTCGATGGGCGACTACCGGGGAGTGTTCGGAATATCTGGGGTAGAGAACCCAGCCGCATCGTCATATGCCGAACTCCAGAAGCTCATCAATGGCTTCCGGGATGGGAAGGTCACCGCCGACGCGTTCAACTCGGCCTTGGATGGGATCTTATCCCGCACGAACGACTCCGGTCTTGATGTCATGGCGGGGAAGGCCCGCGAGCTGGTCGACCAGCTTAAGGCGGCCCCGGAGTATCTGCAAAAGCTCCAGCAGGAAGAAGGTTCTGTCTTCCGCTCGCAGATGATGGCACCGGTGGTTGGCGTCTTCAATTCTGATGCGGTGCAGTCGGCACTGGAGTCGGCGCAGCAGTTCGGCACGATGGCCGAATATGTCATCCATTACCGGACTGAACTGGCGCTCACTGCGCGGGAATCTCAGGTCCTCGCTGAGAAAACCCGCATCCTGAAGGAGGCCGGCAACGCACTTGGTCCCCAGGCCAATGAAATTGCGGCCGCGCTTGCTGAGCAGTCCGTAGCTGCCAAGGAAACCGCCACTGCGGTAGATGAGGCCAAGCGCGCCTATGCCGAGATGTTTGCCACGATCAACAAGATGATCGGCTCTGGCAATCTCGGGATGATCAACGCGGCGCTGCAAGACCCTTTCAGCCCAGAGGAAGCTGCCAGACGGCAAAAATATCTTGAAGATCTCCGCATGGCGAATGCGCTTGCCGGCGCCGTGCCTGACACATCGACCGTTGCCGCCGCTGGCAGCAACCCATTCGCCGACGCACAAGGGAAAGCCTTCCTCGATCGTGAAGCGGCTAAGGCCAATGTGCCGACCGATGAGGCGAACATCGAGGCCGAAGCGCAGCGGCTTTACAACGAAGCGCTGGCGCAGGGCAATGGCATCACCCTAGAGGCCGCTCGCAACACGGCCCGCTTGATCGCCGAACGTGAACAGCTTAACAGCGCGACGCCGCCTAGGCCGGTCGCCGACCCGCGCAAGGATCTCTCCTACATCGACCCCTACGATGCTGCCATGGCAAATGCTGGGCAGACCACTGCTCAGCTCAAGATGGAGCAGCAAGCGCTCAAGCTCACCACTGTTGAGGCCGACGCGCTACGCCGGGCATTCGAACTGCTCAACCAGGTGCAGGCTCAGAACGGCGAGGTTACCCCGGAGCAGCGCAAGGAGATCATCAAACTCGCATCCGATCAGGCAGTGCTTGCCGACTCAAACGACAAGCTGAGGGCCAAGACCGAGGAGATGGGAAAAAGCGCCTCCGAGGCGTTTACCTCCATTGGGCAGTCGATCGGGCAGGCGCTGGCCAAAACAAAGGACTGGAAGTCTGTCCTCACCGAAGTGATCATGCTGCTGGTCAATGCCGCGGCGAAGTGGGCGGGCCCGAAGATTGCGTCAGTGCTTGGTGTGGAAACGCCGACTGTCTCGACGGAATCTGTGGCCTCCACGGTCTCCAAGACGCTGTCGAGCTCAACATCCAACGAAGCCATCTCCTCGGCGCAGGCGAGCAACGTTATCGACTTGGCTGCCTATCGCGAGGCAATCGGATCGATCGAGAGCGGGGGAGACTATTCGGCGATCGGCCCCAAGACAAGTTCAGGCGACCGCGCTTATGGCAAGTACCAGGTCATGGGCAACAACATCGGCCCATGGACCAAGGACGCCTTGGGCACGTCGATGTCGTCGCAGCAGTTCCTGAACTCGCCGTCGGCACAGGATTCCGTCTTCAACAAGCAGTTCGGAAACTCGCTCGCCAAGTACGGCAATTCAAACGATGCGGCGTCAGTCTGGTTCACCGGACGGCCAATGGCGACAGGATCAAACGCTACCGACATCCTCGGGACATCCGGGTCGCAGTATGTCACCAAGTTCACTTCGAAGCTCGAGACGGCAACCAACTCGTTGTCCGATATGGATGATACCGTCGGCAAGGTAGCAAACTCGCTTGATTCGACGATAAAAGGAGGCTCGACGACAGGGGGCGTATCGTCGCTGATTGGCGGTGGTGGGGCCACAACAGCGGCAGCATCGCAGTCTGCGTCGAGCGGCCCACTCGACCTCAGCCAGTTCACCAGTGGATCCAGTAGTGGTTCAACGGGGACCACCGGCCTATTCACGAACATCTTCTCCGGAATTGGGAGCACGCTAAGCAATCTTTTCAGCGGCGTCGTGAAAAATTCGGGCAGCATCTTCAGCAGCATCTTCAGCGCGCTGTTCAACGCCAAAGGAAACGCCTTTGGGCCTAGCGGGCTGACTGCATTTGCCGGGGGCGGCGC